A segment of the Macrobrachium rosenbergii isolate ZJJX-2024 chromosome 8, ASM4041242v1, whole genome shotgun sequence genome:
aagtatacacacacgtatatatatatatatatatatatatatatatatatatatatatatatatatatatatatatatatatgaatataagaaggcccataaaacactatttgaacgttgcaaccatatatttcgagcacttccttctgtgcccctgttcactggtaaaatatggacagatgaaatgttacagaggtatatatacaaagcatatgtaggtgtggttttaagtcttcgatggtatgcaagtgaccgttcccaagaagcatctttcttttgtacggacagctacttttgaaaaccagctccgccccgctccagtttatggaatggcctctatccctgatatgtagaaaaatccctgaactctccgaagcataccgtaccgatcttttgtgctatcatcaatcaaaccaacaatatgaacttgtcaggaggacattggaaagcagatgaaatcgacgggttaatccttaaacctcttctcaaacaggtgctccaggaaacacaaccaccagacgaatcgcaaaacaggagttaatgaggccaaaaaccaccagggaattgtttattttccctccttcttgggaacggtcacctgcataccatcggagacttaatgccacacctacatatgctttgtatatatactcctgtaacatttcatctgtccatattttaccagtgaacagggccacagaaggagtgctcgaaatatatggttgcaacgttcaaatagtgttttatgtgccttcttatattcatattacactgtgttattacagtaaaatacattcatatttatatttatatatatatatatatatatatatatatatatatatatatatatatatatatatatatatatatatatatatatatcgtgtttgATCAGCGGAGGTATAATGACTCAATGTTTGTCAGGAGTTCCAGTATCAAAAGCCCTCGCCTTATAAAGGTATGCAAATGCACTTTATATTAAGCTTGCTTTTGTCTGACTTGCGTGATTATTGCTTGTTTCTCTAATTATGTGTGGCTTTGACCAATTATTTTGTAAGCAACGTTTTTTTATCTAGAGCTATAAAATTCCTCATTTGGCCTGACACCTCTGCGAATCGGTCCTTACAGTCTGCAGAGTCGCTCGCGAATGAATTACTTAACTTctttaatggtcagtttaagtcGTTTTTGATTAGTAGCTTTTTGGAAAAGAACATGAACTTTTTACTAGACTGGCAATTTTTAACATGATTTTGAGGCTGTAATATCTGTACCTGACAGtctaacagtttcattttaaacttAGCTAATAAGAATTCAAACCTATTTCACATAAGCGATTATTATCAGCCTATTTGGTTTCTGATGTTGAAATATCTGTTACCTTCGGCCCACAGTCTTGGATATCTTCGTCTGGTAACCGACAGTGTATCATTAGTGAACTGTTTTTGGTACTTTTCGATTAGAGCCCTTAGAAGTATCAACCATACTTTGTTATTTGTTAAGCGACAAGTCTGTATCTGTAACGGATCGTCTTTGGGATATGCAACCCAAGTCAGAGATTGTTTCACCtgtatgtattattttagtaACTGCCGCTAGCAGTATGTTTCAATCATTCGGACTATTGCCCGAATTGGTGAAATTCGATTATGGCACTCGAAACTGCCAGTCTGTCATCTGTAATTCCCAATTCTTGAAATCTGTGAATTCCTATTATTTGGAATCTGTAGCTACCAGTCATTATCACTGAAACTCCCAGTCTTCGAAATCATTAAATGTACTTCTTGGCGAACCGTCACAGCCTTAGCTCACCACTTTTCgcttacttgttctttttttccttcagacTTGCTTCGGTAAAAAGGGGTTGGTTGCCAGCCGTGTCCGCCTtagagataaaggaaaatataaagctGTCAGTCGATAGACTCTGCGACAGACAATCTGTTTGACATTGGCGACAGAAATTCTGGCATCCGCTACCCTTTCGGGCAAAGGGAGCTCTGTTTTCCATTGTATGGAAATTTCCGTATTCAGATAACAGTCTGAATCCTTATTTTCGCAGAGAGTGCTCTTTGCATTGTATGTTAGCTTTGTTCGTTGATGGGTGTGGTGCAGAGGTCGCATGGTGTGTCAATAAATTTATCGTTTGAATATATCTTCTGTAGTTTCAAAGTTTCATATTCCTGCGTTTCCCTGAGTTTTGTCTCGGTTTGCATCGTTTTACTCGCCCTCAGAATATCCTGTACTAGTTTGAAATTAGTAGCTATTAGAATAACCAGATATTTGTTTGATAATATCCGTAACAATCAGTGAACTTCGCCATGCCAGAGGATATTACGATCAGTAAACTTCGCCATGCCATAGGATATTACCATTGGGTCAAATACAACAATTTGGAATCTTGAGTGAAAAACGGTGGAGCTGTGCCTTGGTCTTCCAAGGCACTTTTCAAAATTTACACCCCGATTAGAGGGCACTTTTCAAAATTTACAGCctgaataaataaagcaaagcaAAAGGAATTTCATACGAATCACTGATGTCTTCTCAGCTTAGCGCATGCGCACACTTTGCTGAAAGGCACAAAAAGCGTCACTTGTGGATTTACCGTTTCTCAGAAAACATGGGGAATCGGAATTTACGCATACTACACGATCCGCAAATTTGGAGGAGATTCTCCACAGCTTTTAGGTAACACGTCGTTGGAGATTGATATGTAAGTGCAATGTTATATTTTAGATCGGAATACATCtatccattttgtatttttttgccaGTTTTGTGAACACGTGACCCTGTAACTTGgtgtgtattttaatactttgggTCAAGTAGTCGGGAATCATATCGTATAATCCTGCCGCATTTCATGAAGATCTTATGAAACGGAattgtattaattcttttttttttcttactttccgtAATAGTAACAGATATATTGGTTCGCGATGACAGGCCTGCTTCGTTATATAAAGCACGCTCAGGAAGTTTACAGAACATCGGAAGCGCAGGGGTTATCAAACGGTACAACGTAAGGATGTCATTCCTGCTTCCATACGCTTAACAGTGATAAGATTATTAAAACCGTGTCAAGGCATCCTtgtcctcccttcctctccctctctcgtctCATCTTCCCCCCTCGACTCCCTCTTCTAGAGCGAGGATATGGCCAGTTGTTTTCTCAAAACCGGAGcaaagatgatgatgttgatgatgtcaGCATGAGGGAAGTTACCGACGTCAGTAACGTGTCGGTTGCTtgtccaagtctctctctctctctctctctctctctctctctctctctctctctctctttcagccggGCGTGGGAAGcttggtatttttaaaattttttttgctgctACCCCTCTCCCTCTTATCgtcattaatcctctctctctctctctctctctctctctctctctctctctctctctttcaaccccATTAGACCATAAGCTTTTGCTGCCCTACCCTACCTCCTCAGATGGTGAGAGCGAACAAATATAAGGTTAGCTTGGTGCTAAAGGCCCATTATCTATGAAGGGATTGTTTATGCTGTTAAAGATAGCAATCAAAGTTAATGCTTTTTATGCTTTAGCAGTTTTCTAACAGTGCACAATTAAGTATTGTTATTGGCAGCGTTTCCGCCAACATTGATGCCTTTTAACTGGTTCAAAAGCCATTTTCCGCGagatttacttgatttttaataTGCGGATGTTTGTCTTATGttcaaagagtctctctctctctctctctctctctctctctctctctctctctctctctctctctctctctctctctctgccagcccACACATCAGGTTCATATTTGTAGATGAGAACACTCAAACCCATATCCAAATAGTttcagtgtttttagttttctgcaaaagaaaagcattgagaaggctatttgtctgtccgtccggactttttctgtccgccctcggatcttaaaaactactgagactagagggctgcaaattggtatgttgatcatccaacctccattcatcgaacataccaaatttcaggccaccactggcccgtaGTTGAAGCTTTCATTGGctgcggctgagtttcatgggccgtggctgagagtttcatacagcattatacgctgtaggctacagaaagctcgattgcgccgaagaaaacttcggcgcatttttttctctctaattttagATGTTTAACTTTGCTACTGCGTCCCTTAAAACACACAAACCCGAACTGCCTGATCGCCAGTGTATCTTTGTCAAGTTCTGATATATAAATGTGCAAACAAACACCTTGGATGCTGGGAATTCATTACTAGGCTGTCGATGGTTTTTGAagcaaaaaataaggaaaaaggacTTCGTCTGGAATTAAAATATACTTCGTCCACTTACTATGATTCAGTTCTCGTCTGTTCTTCTTTGGAAATCACCACTTGCTTTATTATAGCTTCACGAATGAGGCATTTGTATCATGCGGGTTTTGTCAAATAGCGTACATCTTGATGCCAATAAAAGTAAATGACAGCGGAGCCCGTGCTGCCGTAAGGCCCACTTTCAAAAGCATAACGAAAGATAACAGTTGTTATCGTTTGTTAATTCCTTAAGAGTGTATGCAGTCAGACGTTAAATGCAAAAATAGGTGGAAAAAGTGATAGATCAGAAATGTGAAATATGATCTTCAGCGATAATTCTTgcgtaatttttattataattttatgtagatatataacattttcaaaatggaatcaTCTTAGCATCAGAGGTGAGAGATATGTGATGAACGTGCTCTCCTGATTAATGGCGCATGCCTCTCATAAAAGCTAAACATCTCAACCTTTCCTAAGTATGCTTCTGTAGTAGCACAAGGATAGCAAACTCGTCCCTCATATAGGCTTAAGGcaataaacaaaatagtaaacCCGTATACTGTCATTTTGTTAGGTAAAGGGCActagtaatattaataaagacAATGAGGTATCTCGATCTAAGTGAGATGACCCCCTTCAGTTCCATGAACTGGCCCATGGCCAGGTTCCCTAAAACGATTTTGGAAAATAAGCTTGGGTCTGGAGCAAAAACAAGGCTCTTGCcgtaaattttcaagaaaatgtaacCGACTGGTTCGAATTTTCGAGAAATTTGGCTTAGTTCCTCTCATAAATTTTGTGTGATGTAGTCTCTTCACATATAGATAGATCTCTTTGTGGTGTTATTAGGTAAACGTGGTCTTGATTTTGATTGATTCATGAAAGTTAGGTTGTCACGCCCAACTGTGGGGCACGATCAGCCATTTAGCCGAAAGACGGTGAAAGGAAGGATTCGGAGTGGtaggacagcaagataaagagatccagaaaataaggggtcgaagtacaaggatctactGTATAGGTAGAACTGGGAGAGAACCCCACAGTTGCGCTAAAAATTAACAGTTGGAGGTGTTGGACGgtgagaatgaagaaaggaagtcggaatggaagtaaagcaaaaggttaaaaagtgggtgcagctaacggtcgaagggacggtgcaaacaTCCACCACtcgagatgcactgatggcactaatccTGTACGGGGTAACCGTGGTCTAGAATATAGCTCAAGTTACCTTTTATTTTcacctgaggttttttttttttttttgatcctcTTTCTGTTTGAAGCAGATGAGCTTTTGTAAACTGTTATTCGTAAATTTTCAGCTTGGGCTCGATCATTTGGCTTTGTAGTACCTGGCACTGACGGAAACGTCATAAGTTTGCTTCCTGCCTGATGCTAGTTTGGATCTCtttcttttaattgaatttttattctgaGCTAATGAAGTCGATGTAGAATCCTTTATCATGTATTTTCTGCTTTCCCAACCGATTTCTTGTTGCAGTTCGGATCACACGCAACCCCGTTTCCCATAGGTCAGTAGCTCATTGGAGTAATTTTGAGAGAAAACCAGGGTCCATTTAAAAAATTTGCTCTGTTTTACCATTTGATTGTTGTTATGATTCAATCATCCGTATGCTTTTATCTTCTTCCAGTTTTTTTACATCACGATCCAACCACAATTTTGGAAGTAAGGTTTATCCTTTATGTAATGGTAAGATATTGTTTCAGGGTGCCCTAATTACCGTACTGACAGGAGTAAGTTTAAATGACTGAACACCTGCTACGAGGGGACTTTGTGCAacgcaagagttttttttttattatttattcagatgccaagaacttttttgtttataatacatTTCCTGATGGTTGACGTCAACACCTAGCAGCTTTGGACAAGCTTTATTTCCCCCGAGGATTGACTGGAGAGTCTTTCCTCCTCGTCACATCCCTTTTTTGTTTCCATAGAACTGAAAGCTGAGGGAATACTGTCTATGGACAGAAGTCCATGCACAGACAGCATTGTTAACTCTGTGCTTTCTTTTCGAACAGTGTTCTTGAATATTCACTTGTtgaataattgtaaaaaattaatCGAGTGTCATTCACTTTTACTTCCCTCTTCATTAGAAGTATGCCTCTTATCCTCGTACACCTTTACCAATGCACTGTGTACATACTTCTTCTATGCAGATTTTGCAAATGAGCAGTTTATTTATCGCCCCTAAAATATGTTCATTGCTTATACTTTCCCAGGGGTTTAAGCACGTCAGATGAATTGAGAATATTCTCAGTTAATACTCATTCCCAAAAATCAGTTTTCCTTGCAAGTAATTAATTATTGTTTGAGTCAATTCTTAGCTCAAGTCCCTTGCCAGGTGAATGGAATGTACCCATTGCCTGTAACGCATTGGTAAATCATTTCAAAGGAGATGACCAGCGAGGTGGCAAAagtagttttgatatatttccatCTCTTTGTCATCGCCTTGCACTTCTGCGACGGAGAGCGAGCAGCCAGTCGTCAGTCCTTGGCTGAACTGCTGTAAACCCCGTGCGGACGGAAGTCGGTCTCGGAAGAAGTCGATTTTATTGTCCGTCCCGCCGAATTTTATGGTCCCCCGATATGAGAAGCCTCGCGTGCAGGGAAATATACTTGATTTTTTGCCAACTTTGTTGTTTTACACTAATTTGAGCTGGGTATTTGACATACTGATATTATTACGTCGTTTTCTGGAGCTACCTACTCCAGGAAAATACGCAATGTATCGGCCCCTTAGTGCATTcgagaattaatttttatcattatgttatggttaaataaacaaaacgttGTGCTTAAATGCACGATTGATAAAGTGTGTAATCAGTGTATCACTAGTGTAtggtatcattatatatatatatatatatatatatatatatatatatatatatatatatatatatatatatatatatgtgtgtgtgtgtgtgtgtgtgtgtgtgtgtgtgtgtgtatatatttatatatatatatatatatatatatatatatatatatatatatatatatatatatatatatatatatatatatatatatattgtgtgtgtgtgtgtgcaacagaGTCTACTAACGCAAACGATATGGCTAAGTATCTTTCACCTTAGGATTTAGACAGTCACGACGATACAGAAATTTGGTTTTGGTCACTTCATCCTTTCTTGTAATTCAGTATCACTGTAGTATATTATTCCCTCAAAACGATTTAAACTCTCAGTTGAGCATATAGTAAGTTATAATCACACTACTGTATTGAGAGATGTCTCTGCATAATACGAATGCAGGAAATGACAGTGGGTATGTGGTGACAATTTCCTTTTAATTGCCTCTATTTCGAATGTTCCCGTATCTTGTTTACCTGCGACATTTCGACGTGCGTACCGGAATCCTCCTGTCCCCTTTGTCGCAAGgatttatcatcctcctcctcctccagctcctcTTCCGATGAGGAATCTTCATCATCCTCCTGATTCCAGGAATCATTCAGTCTTTCCCCTCATCCTCTTTTCTCCACTTCATCTTTGATCTCCTTCTAATTCCAGGAAACTTTGCTCATTTGCACTTcttatttcatctttctctttcctcttctgttCGTCTTTCGGTTcatccttcttctttttcctagAAATCTTATTGCTGTCACCTACATTCTCAAGAGTCACGTCTCCTTTCCTATGTCTCATTCTTTCACCTATTTTAGTCGTCTTCCGTAAAATGCTCATATTTTCGTCTTTAATCACTTGGGCCCTCCTACGTCCTTCCTTCTCTTCGTCGTCCTGttcttcttccacctcctcctcctcctcctcctcctcctcctcctctcggtTCTCCTCCTCATCTCGgttctcctccttcccttctcgTCTTCCTTCTCAAGGCCGCCTTCTACGTCCTTAATCCCTAAGGCTTGTGTCCCCTCGTGCTGTTGTTGCCGTTGCCGTAATTtcactcccactctctctctctctctctctctctctctctctctccgttttcgcTTCCCCTCGTCCTCACTCCAGCAGTCAGGTTAGTGAGAGATTTCTTTTTCCCCTGAGGGCAACGGTTCCCCTCCCCTACATCGCAACGGTAAAAGCGGTCACGCAGCCGTTTCTCCACCAAGCCGCTTTTCCCTCTCATTTTTCTTAGGcagatttttctttctcctttttcccttcattttcggcctcccttttctttttttttttttcttttatttttctgatttcaacatGCTTTGCTCTTTGCCCGGTCTTGGATTCGCGTTGTCGGTTTAGTGTCGTTTGTTAGGTTTATTAAGTGCTCTGTCCGTCAAGAGGGTCCGATGCAATATTCAGTGGAAGGCCAAAGTCGACGAACGACTTCGGCTGCgccagtaaatctctctctctctctctctctctctctctctctctctctctctctctctctctctctctctctttctctcttcctcttcaaaACCAACCTCtttgttttttctcctctttctctcactatcccaaaaaagaaaatgtgtgaaaaaataatttatcaacgCTACTCACTTTTCGTTAGCGCGCGATGGTTTGTTTCCATCGCCAGGTGAAGTTCATTCATAATTGATTGGCGATGACACTGTGCTTTTCTGTTTCAGTGTTCCATTTTGTGATacgctatttctctctctctctctctctctctctctctctctctctctctctctgtgaagtgaAACATAGGAAAGTAATTGCGCTTCCCTGTCTACTGCAAACTTTCAAGATTCGTGAGCGAGAGAAATCCACAATTCGATTCGTTCCATTAGCATTTGCAACCGATGTGTTAaccttttcgtttttttatacGAATAGAAGATATCATCAACAGGTGGTTTTGGAAAGTGAAATTTAATTGGAAATTTTCGAGAGGCCGAAGTGCTGGAATCTCATCCTGAATGTCATAATAAGTATAACTTGTTGGTCATTGACGGCAGGTAATCATCTTGCTAGGATGCCGCAGTTTTGGGTGAAGAGGTGAAGTGTTGTTAGTGGAAGTGAGCTGGGAGGTGGGAGTGAAGCTAATGCAGGAGGCGGTAGAGGAGGAAAGGCTCGCCAgggcgggggcggggttggggggacCCCCTGTggtagtagtgtgtgtgtgtgtgtgtgtgtgtgtgtcgagagtCAGCTGTCGTCAGCGGGGCTCATGTGGCGTGAGAGGAGGCTGCTGGCGGCGTCAGCAACTCAGATAAAATCCACCTGATGGtggccttcccctccccttcaaaaaaaaaaaaaggaaaaaaatgtcgtGGTGCAGCACCAACAGCATTTCTTTAAAGCTGCTGCAACGGTgtaccacttctctctctctctctctctctctctctctctctctctctctctgcttgcatgccttccctacttttttttttttaccctgcttGTCAACGCCCAGTTACTTTCGAGGAATGCCAATAATGTTCATACTACTGCTATATTGTTCCGCAGCCTTCAATTAAAACTAACTCGAGAGTTTACAGATTCTCCTCTTCCACTCCGCTTTACAACAAATGATCAGATTAATAATCGGAGAAGTAAATTAGCAATTCATTTTATGCTCCATCATGTCGCCTAGTGTTCGGGGGCATAAACAGCTACAGAAGCGACTGGGAGCCAGCGCTGAAAGTGATCGAATGGCGTCTTTTGTGGGCGGAGGCAGTCCTGTTAGATCTAGGTAATGAAGCAACTTTCCGCATATTAGACACCGCGTAATTGACCCGAAGTAGTTCTGTTGCTGATGTGTTATGATGACGTGTATTCGCCCGccatcttttttcattctttcatcatcTTCTGCCCCGGACGTGAGGGattgccagtgtgtgtgtgtgtgtgtgtgtgtgtgtgtgtgtgtgtgtcagtcgtCCCCCTGGGCAATAATACTGCACTGCCGGTGGTGATCGCTGCTGCACACATAGTTGAGGTAATAAAGTTGACGCGGGCGGTGACCCAGCATGTGGGCGTAATAAGTGGAGTTTGGACGGTGGGATGGTTTCGGCAAGGGGTGGGTTCGGGTTGGCGAGTGTTCGGGAGGAAGGGAGGCACCCAGAGAAGCTCGGGGAGGGAATTGCCTCGAGGAGGTAGATGTGTAGATTTATTGGTAATCggactttgttattatttctactttcttttttctcttcctgtctctgATTTCCCGTAATCAAGACGATGATGCCACCCGTGTGATTGTCGGTTTTATTGTACCTTTCTTTCTTACAGTTTATTCTTAATTTGAAGGATTTTCCTATTATGACGAGAGGAAATATTCGAGACCCACAGCTTTCATCAATCATTCGATTTTTTCCACTTGACAGAAAAGACGCATCTTTGATaccaatttattttctgtttgttcatTTGCGAGTTTCAAGTATAAAAAGCCCAAAGGCCACCTGTCAGGCGGTAAACTTGATAGGTTgcgcttatattatttttttttatttaattgacgTAAATTTCATCGCTCTTAAAACGAGAATAACAAAAGATACTTAACCGTGGTTGGCGATAACAGTAATAGTAGTGAGTGAAGATGGcttttggttgagagagagagagagagagagagagagagagagagagagagagagagaggtaatgtggTACGATGCCAGTATGTGTGGTTGTGTTTACTTTGACAACAAGGGTGCAGGTGGCGGcgatacggggagagagagagagagagagagagagagagagagagagagagagagagaagcaacaacaGCAATTGCTTCGACAGCAATATAGCCCTTTACTTCCCTCCCCCTCTTGTGTCTTGCTCCTTAGGagtgcttgtgtgtgtctgtgttggaGAGGGCTCGCAAACGAGTCTGTTtgtcagtttgtttgtgtgtgatgggTCGTGAAGGGAGGCCGTATTTGAAATCGTTTTTCACCAACAACCACCTTACGTCATCTTTACCTGAGCATAGACATAATAGTGATGTGGTTTCATTTATTGACACACGTGAATTAAGGTGTAAATTTTATTGACGGGGTTGTACAGTAGTTGCCCAGTGTGTAATTCTTTCCGATTGCTCTATGACCCCATAGAGAATAGTAAAATCAAAGTGACTAAGAAGTGCAGGAAAGATTTTCGATAATTTATAGGCTCCGGCTTCTCGTAGCAAGTTCAAAAACACAAAAGGATGGCTATATGGATGTGTGGTTTTTATTGGTAAAGAGATGAGCGCACGAAAACTCACAGCAGGTTccttttttcatagaaaataaagaaaaaaatcagattgCAAGACCTTAGAGTAGTGGAACGAAATGAAGCATTAGATTGCTGAAGGTGGAGAGTGATACTGTAAAGAAATGAATCTTCTCGCTGTCGTCTTTGGAGGTACAGTTTAATCTTCGCGAGATGCTGCAGGCTTTGTTCGGCTTGAGTTCTTCTTTCCACTTAAACACTGAGAGCCAGATGAAATTCGGAGATTTATGAGGGCCCTGGCGGTGTCCTTATTACTATGAGCATTAgcgcttttatttttatggcttttattACCATTAACATTGACATTAacgcttttattttcatgactatcAACTGCTCCCATTATCGTTATTGCTATGAATGCTCATAATAcagatttatcattattattttttaacagcGATGAGCCGCCTGATAAATTCGTGGCGTCGGCTTGCAATGAAGCGGGAGTCAGGGGACCACATTGGTGATTTCCGTGAACTGTCTTAAAGTATTATGCgtatgtttgtgcttgtgtgtgtgtgtgtgtgtgtgcgtgttcgggACTTCGAAAACTAGCATGACACCGCAGACGCAGACACACttacgcgcgcacgcacgcacccGCCCACCCTCACCCAACACGTCTCTCCGACGACCTTCAGGCATTTCGTTTCGCTCGACGTTTTAAGTGCTAATGTCGGCGATTTTGGAGCCGCGATGTCGCTCCGTCTGTAGAAATGCTTCTGCTGCCTTTGTtttcgctgctgctgctgctgccgctgctttGGCGTTTCTTCCCGCTGCTTttactgctgcttctgctgttgccTTTGATGATGGTTATGCTCTTCCGGGAACATTCCTCCCCTGCCCATTTATGACGAGATCTAGATTTGGATCCCGCGCCTTATTTTTCCTTCCTCGCATTTTTTCCACTTATTCGGTTTTAGAAGGAGACGTCGAACGtcggagaaaataaacaaacgctgAAGGAGACGGGATGTGTTGTCAGTTGGTTGGAAGAGTCTCTGAGAGGGAGACAGAAGAGTGAGAGAGGTCTGGGGTgggcgtgagtgtgtgtgtgtgcgtgtttggcTCTGTTGACGGGCGTAGGTCAGCCCCCATGAGACTCCCGTCCGCCCACCGCCCTCTGCTGAGCTCCCAGTCTGCTGTCCCCTTCCATCTCCCCTCTCCAAtgctcctcccctccctccctccctcccaccctcagGGCTGGCAGCCACTCTAAGCCACTTCGCACGAAGCGTCGAGGTTCAGGAGTGGTAGTGGTTTAGgccatggtgatgatgatgatgatgatcgtgaTGATTTAGTGgtgatgaattaatgaaaaagatGTCAGACTCATCAACTCGGGACAAATCTCAAGCATGGATCAATTCAGGTTTCTTCCCAATTACTTCTCGctcattaaattaatatatatatatatatatatatatatatatatatatatatatatatatatatatatatatatatatatatataatattatatatatatataattctaattctaatagccacaatgccctcttaacttctcgaattagaattacatatgtgtctggtaa
Coding sequences within it:
- the LOC136841056 gene encoding prothymosin alpha-like codes for the protein MGAVDSHENKSVNVNVNGRREGKEENRDEEENREEEEEEEEEEEVEEEQDDEEKEGRRRAQVIKDENMSILRKTTKIGERMRHRKGDVTLENVGDSNKISRKKKKDEPKDEQKRKEKDEIRSANEQSFLELEGDQR